In the Quercus lobata isolate SW786 chromosome 5, ValleyOak3.0 Primary Assembly, whole genome shotgun sequence genome, one interval contains:
- the LOC115992570 gene encoding protein CURVATURE THYLAKOID 1C, chloroplastic, with protein sequence MASIVASLPPPLLLHGRKTLFTTLQKVPVSSIRGFSHIAERQTRITVIVKATGEGSESSTSLSIVKSVQNVWDKSEDRLALIGLGFAAIVAFWASVNVITAIDKLPLIPGVLEFIGILFSTWFIYRYLLFKPDREELFKIVNKSISDILGQ encoded by the exons ATGGCTTCCATTGTTGCTAGCTTGCCCCCACCATTGTTGTTACATGGTAGAAAAACCCTTTTCACAACTCTGCAGAAAGTTCCAGTTTCTTCTATTAGAG GATTTTCTCACATTGCAGAGAGACAGACTCGCATTACTGTAATTGTGAAGGCCACTGGGGAAGGATCTGAGTCTTCAACCTCCCTTAGTATTGTTAAGTCTGTTCAAAATGTC TGGGATAAATCTGAAGATCGGCTTGCTCTTATTGGTTTGGGGTTTGCAGCTATAGTTGCTTTTTGGGCGTCGGTAAATGTGATTACG GCCATTGACAAGTTGCCACTCATCCCTGGTGTGCTAGAATTTATTGGGATACTGTTTTCTACG TGGTTTATATATCGCTATCTCCTATTCAAGCCCGATAG AGAAGAGCTTTTTAAAATCGTCAACAAGTCCATATCAGACATCTTGGGTCAGTGA